From one Azospirillum ramasamyi genomic stretch:
- a CDS encoding GNAT family N-acetyltransferase, whose amino-acid sequence MPEIAIAAESPRQESVVALVAALDRYLLELYPADTCHLLDIAELEAPDLRFFVARKDGVPVGCAALRVDPTGYGEVKRMYVDPAARGLRVGDRLLARLEEQARAEGLSALLLESGIHQHEALGLYRKAGFTGRGPYACYEENGVSVFMEKPLREIVR is encoded by the coding sequence ATGCCGGAGATCGCGATAGCCGCGGAAAGCCCGCGCCAGGAATCGGTGGTCGCGCTGGTTGCGGCGCTGGACCGCTATCTGCTGGAGCTCTATCCGGCCGACACCTGCCACCTGCTCGACATCGCGGAGTTGGAGGCGCCGGACCTCCGCTTCTTCGTCGCCCGCAAGGACGGCGTGCCGGTCGGCTGCGCCGCACTGCGCGTCGATCCGACCGGCTATGGCGAGGTCAAGCGCATGTATGTCGATCCCGCCGCCCGCGGCCTCCGCGTCGGCGACCGCCTGCTGGCGCGGCTGGAGGAACAGGCGCGGGCGGAGGGGCTGAGCGCCCTGCTGCTCGAATCCGGCATCCACCAGCACGAGGCGCTGGGGCTCTACCGCAAGGCCGGATTCACCGGGCGCGGACCCTACGCCTGCTACGAAGAGAACGGCGTCAGCGTCTTCATGGAAAAACCCCTGCGGGAGATCGTCCGATGA
- the trpC gene encoding indole-3-glycerol phosphate synthase TrpC — translation MSDVLTRINDDKRALVAARKAARPLSEVEAAARAANETNPPRGFIRALGAAVEAGRYGLIAEIKKASPSKGLIRADFDPPALARAYRGGGATCLSVLTDEPYFQGRDEYLVAARAAVDLPVLRKDFMVDPYQIVEARALGADCILIIMASLSDAQAAEIEDAALAQGLDVLVEVHDRAELDRALLLKTPLLGVNNRNLKTLAVDIATTEELAANVPPDRMLVAESGLYTPADLARMAKVGARCFLVGESLMRQADVTAATRALLAPA, via the coding sequence ATGAGCGACGTTCTGACCCGCATCAACGACGACAAGCGCGCGCTGGTCGCCGCCCGCAAGGCCGCCCGCCCGCTGTCGGAGGTGGAGGCCGCCGCCAGGGCCGCCAACGAGACCAACCCGCCGCGCGGCTTCATCCGGGCGCTCGGCGCCGCGGTGGAGGCCGGGCGCTACGGCCTGATCGCCGAGATCAAGAAGGCCAGCCCGTCCAAGGGCCTGATCCGCGCCGATTTCGATCCGCCGGCCTTGGCGCGCGCCTATCGCGGCGGCGGGGCGACCTGCCTGTCGGTGCTGACCGACGAGCCCTATTTCCAGGGCAGGGACGAGTATCTGGTCGCCGCCCGCGCCGCGGTCGACCTGCCGGTTCTGCGCAAGGACTTCATGGTCGATCCCTATCAGATCGTGGAGGCCCGCGCGCTGGGTGCCGACTGCATCCTCATCATCATGGCCTCGCTGTCAGACGCCCAGGCGGCGGAGATCGAGGACGCCGCCCTCGCCCAGGGGCTGGACGTGCTGGTCGAGGTGCATGACCGCGCCGAGCTGGACCGCGCGCTGCTGCTGAAGACGCCGCTGCTGGGCGTCAACAACCGCAACCTCAAGACGCTGGCGGTGGACATCGCGACGACGGAGGAACTGGCCGCCAACGTGCCGCCCGACCGCATGCTGGTCGCCGAAAGCGGGCTCTACACCCCCGCCGATCTGGCCCGCATGGCGAAGGTCGGGGCGCGCTGCTTCCTGGTCGGCGAATCGCTGATGCGGCAGGCCGACGTGACCGCCGCCACCCGCGCCCTGCTGGCCCCGGCATAG
- the trpD gene encoding anthranilate phosphoribosyltransferase, with amino-acid sequence MSGDLSDMKAILGKVATGAALTEAESGFAFDIIMSGNATPSQMGGFLMALRVRGETVDEITGAARVMRAKAIPVDAPPGTIDTCGTGGDGAGTYNISTAAALVVSSCGVPVAKHGNRAISSKSGAADVLGSLGVNLDCDFAQVRKALWDAGIAFLMAPRHHLAMRNVGPTRVELGTRTVFNLLGPLANPATAKRQVLGVFSKQWVEPLAQVLKRLGSEAAWVVHGSDGLDEITTTGPTTVAQLKDGEVTVFEVTPEDAGLPRARIEDLKGGDAQVNAEAIHALFDGARSPYRDIVLLNAAAALLVAGKAATLKEGAAMAADAIDSGGARDRLRRLVAITNEAVA; translated from the coding sequence ATGAGCGGCGATCTGTCCGATATGAAGGCCATTCTGGGCAAGGTCGCCACCGGCGCCGCCCTGACCGAGGCGGAGTCCGGCTTCGCCTTCGACATCATCATGTCCGGCAACGCCACCCCGTCGCAGATGGGCGGCTTCCTGATGGCCCTGCGCGTGCGCGGCGAGACGGTGGACGAGATCACCGGCGCCGCCCGCGTCATGCGCGCCAAGGCGATCCCGGTCGATGCGCCTCCCGGCACCATCGACACCTGCGGCACCGGCGGCGACGGCGCCGGCACCTACAACATCTCCACCGCCGCGGCGCTGGTGGTGTCGTCCTGCGGCGTGCCGGTCGCCAAACACGGCAACCGGGCCATTTCGTCCAAATCCGGCGCCGCCGACGTGCTGGGCTCGCTGGGCGTCAACCTCGACTGCGACTTCGCGCAGGTGCGCAAGGCTCTGTGGGATGCCGGCATCGCCTTCCTGATGGCGCCTCGCCACCACCTTGCCATGCGCAACGTCGGCCCGACGCGGGTGGAACTCGGCACCCGCACCGTCTTCAACCTGCTGGGTCCGCTCGCCAACCCGGCGACCGCCAAGCGGCAGGTGCTGGGCGTCTTCTCCAAGCAGTGGGTGGAACCGCTGGCGCAGGTGCTGAAGCGGCTGGGTTCCGAAGCGGCCTGGGTCGTCCACGGTTCCGACGGGCTGGACGAGATCACCACCACCGGCCCCACCACCGTCGCCCAGTTGAAGGACGGCGAGGTGACGGTGTTCGAGGTGACGCCGGAGGACGCCGGCCTGCCCCGCGCCCGCATCGAGGACCTGAAGGGCGGCGACGCCCAGGTCAACGCCGAGGCGATCCACGCCCTGTTCGACGGGGCGCGCAGCCCCTACCGCGACATCGTGCTGCTGAACGCCGCCGCCGCCCTGCTGGTGGCCGGCAAGGCCGCGACGCTGAAGGAGGGCGCGGCGATGGCCGCCGACGCCATCGACAGCGGCGGCGCCCGCGACCGCCTGCGCCGGCTGGTCGCCATCACCAACGAGGCGGTGGCCTGA
- a CDS encoding anthranilate synthase component II has product MLLLIDNYDSFTYNLVHYLGELGADVQVRRNDALTVEEAMALRPDGIVLSPGPCNPDRAGICLPLIDAAAKARLPLMGVCLGHQSIGQAFGGRVIRAPVPMHGKVDSMRHEGRGVLAGLPSPFRATRYHSLIVERETLPACLEVTGETADGLIMALAHRELPIHGVQFHPESIESEHGHKILRNFLDLTRPRPETAALENAA; this is encoded by the coding sequence ATGCTGCTGCTCATCGATAACTACGACAGCTTTACCTACAATCTCGTCCATTACCTGGGCGAGCTTGGCGCCGACGTGCAGGTCCGCCGCAACGACGCCCTGACGGTGGAGGAGGCGATGGCTCTGCGCCCCGACGGCATCGTGCTGTCGCCCGGCCCCTGCAATCCCGACCGCGCCGGCATCTGCCTTCCGCTGATCGACGCCGCCGCCAAGGCCCGCCTGCCGCTGATGGGCGTCTGCCTGGGCCACCAGTCGATCGGCCAGGCCTTCGGCGGCCGGGTGATCCGCGCCCCGGTGCCCATGCACGGCAAGGTCGACAGCATGCGGCACGAGGGACGCGGCGTGCTCGCCGGCCTGCCCAGCCCGTTCCGCGCCACCCGCTACCACTCGCTGATCGTCGAGCGCGAGACCCTGCCCGCCTGCCTGGAGGTGACCGGCGAGACCGCCGACGGCCTCATCATGGCGCTGGCCCACCGCGAGTTGCCGATCCACGGCGTGCAGTTCCATCCCGAAAGCATCGAGAGCGAGCACGGCCACAAGATCCTGCGGAATTTCCTGGACCTGACACGTCCCCGCCCGGAGACCGCGGCCCTGGAGAACGCGGCATGA
- a CDS encoding STY0301 family protein → MRPIFVIAALLPAAAAATPALAAMDCPASLTVQAQPDAPGGWSPYPGRDSHSFAGISIVAGDRASQMTSAAPATLAPDRELRRGRSIVQVWEFSGSRRDNVFLVCRYRNTQAALAADLPRSIRRCTLTLEADIRGTVLDEPKTPPQLDCR, encoded by the coding sequence ATGCGTCCCATCTTTGTCATCGCCGCCCTGCTTCCGGCCGCCGCCGCCGCGACTCCGGCGCTGGCCGCCATGGATTGCCCGGCCAGCCTGACGGTCCAGGCGCAGCCCGACGCCCCCGGCGGCTGGTCGCCCTACCCCGGCCGCGACAGCCACAGCTTCGCCGGCATCTCCATCGTCGCGGGCGACCGCGCCAGCCAGATGACCTCGGCCGCTCCCGCCACGCTCGCCCCCGACCGCGAGTTGCGGCGCGGGCGCAGCATCGTCCAGGTCTGGGAGTTCTCCGGCTCGCGCCGCGACAACGTTTTCCTTGTCTGCCGCTACCGCAACACCCAGGCGGCGCTTGCCGCCGACCTGCCGCGCAGCATCCGCCGCTGCACCCTGACGCTGGAGGCCGACATCCGCGGCACCGTGCTGGACGAGCCCAAGACCCCTCCGCAGCTCGACTGCCGCTGA
- a CDS encoding divergent polysaccharide deacetylase family protein, whose product MDVVTMARKAPSKARKSPLPRLLSNPFVLALAAVAGVFAIAMGVATLTGGSSGGESGKPAPVQQAAQQQANGQQASGQQASGQQAVQPPPVQSPPVPAAKVEPPAPAPQSTAQTETESTGKAAAEKPAPAEFRPPATTVAMLPPPAPPSQPPVQAPSGNAALWRKNALPAEVPQGKPMIAIVIDDMGVDRKRSNRMAALHGPLTLSWLPYARDLQVQARAARANGHELMLHMPMEPSVKADPGPNALLVSLDRGEIVKRVRGALDSFDGYVGVNNHMGSRFTADRAALAPVLAELHRRGLLWLDSRTTPNSAGIGLARELKMPWIGRDIFLDNQDTVAAVKAQLAKTEQVARRQGYAVAIGHPHDATIDALASWMPDVQKRGFVLVPVSTLVRMRHTGG is encoded by the coding sequence ATGGACGTCGTCACCATGGCCCGCAAGGCGCCTTCAAAAGCCCGCAAATCTCCGCTTCCCCGCCTTCTGTCGAACCCCTTCGTGCTGGCGCTGGCCGCCGTCGCCGGGGTGTTCGCCATCGCTATGGGAGTGGCGACGCTGACCGGCGGAAGCTCCGGTGGCGAGTCCGGCAAGCCGGCGCCGGTGCAGCAGGCTGCCCAGCAGCAGGCGAATGGACAGCAGGCAAGCGGGCAACAGGCAAGCGGGCAACAGGCGGTGCAGCCTCCGCCGGTGCAGTCCCCGCCGGTGCCGGCGGCGAAGGTGGAACCGCCTGCCCCAGCCCCGCAATCGACCGCGCAGACGGAGACGGAAAGCACCGGCAAGGCGGCGGCGGAGAAGCCGGCGCCGGCCGAATTCCGCCCGCCGGCCACGACGGTGGCGATGCTGCCGCCGCCCGCCCCGCCCAGCCAGCCGCCGGTGCAGGCCCCATCGGGCAATGCCGCGCTGTGGCGCAAGAACGCCCTGCCGGCGGAGGTGCCGCAGGGCAAGCCGATGATCGCCATCGTCATCGACGACATGGGGGTGGACCGGAAGCGCTCGAACCGGATGGCGGCGCTGCATGGTCCGCTGACCTTGTCCTGGCTGCCCTATGCCCGCGATCTGCAGGTCCAGGCCAGGGCGGCGCGGGCCAACGGGCATGAGCTGATGCTGCACATGCCGATGGAACCCAGCGTGAAGGCCGATCCAGGCCCGAATGCCCTGCTGGTTTCGCTCGACCGGGGGGAGATCGTGAAGCGGGTCCGCGGGGCGCTGGACAGCTTCGATGGCTATGTCGGGGTCAACAACCATATGGGGAGCCGCTTCACCGCCGACCGCGCGGCGCTGGCGCCGGTGCTGGCCGAACTGCATCGCCGCGGCCTGCTGTGGCTGGACAGCCGGACGACGCCGAACAGCGCCGGGATCGGGCTGGCGCGGGAACTGAAGATGCCGTGGATCGGCCGCGACATCTTCCTCGACAACCAGGATACGGTCGCTGCGGTCAAGGCCCAGCTGGCGAAGACCGAACAGGTCGCCAGGCGGCAGGGCTATGCCGTCGCCATCGGCCACCCGCATGATGCGACAATCGACGCCCTGGCGTCCTGGATGCCGGATGTGCAAAAGCGTGGCTTCGTACTTGTCCCGGTCAGCACGCTGGTGCGGATGCGCCATACCGGCGGCTGA
- a CDS encoding heavy-metal-associated domain-containing protein encodes MTMADAYKVDGMTCGGCARSVSNAITKAAPDAAVTVDLATGTVMVDGGIPEEVVRQAVEAAGFDFGGAAA; translated from the coding sequence ATGACGATGGCCGATGCCTACAAGGTGGATGGAATGACCTGCGGCGGCTGCGCCCGCTCCGTCTCCAATGCGATCACCAAGGCGGCGCCCGATGCCGCCGTGACCGTGGATCTCGCGACCGGCACGGTGATGGTGGACGGCGGCATCCCGGAGGAGGTGGTGCGGCAGGCGGTGGAGGCCGCGGGATTCGATTTCGGCGGCGCCGCGGCCTGA
- a CDS encoding FmdB family zinc ribbon protein, producing MPLYSYRCNACDHGFETLVRSGETPACPSCGSAGLSRQLSNVAPEGKAGAVVQSARRMAAKEGHFSNYARSERPKG from the coding sequence ATGCCGCTCTATTCCTACCGCTGCAACGCCTGCGACCATGGATTCGAGACCCTGGTGCGCTCCGGCGAGACGCCGGCCTGCCCGTCCTGCGGCAGCGCCGGGCTGAGCCGCCAGCTATCGAACGTGGCGCCGGAGGGCAAGGCCGGCGCCGTCGTCCAATCGGCCCGCCGGATGGCGGCGAAGGAAGGACACTTCAGCAACTACGCGCGGTCGGAGCGGCCGAAGGGGTGA
- a CDS encoding lytic transglycosylase domain-containing protein yields the protein MRTLSLPVALGKSARSAVFAGLLTVAAALPGALPAAALSAQDIAVYREAFKLADNDRLAEALAAASRAQDPLPAKVLRWMALATPGGGSYAEITAFIRENPDWPNMAALRRQAELAMPDIPPAEVVEWFRQSPPQTNDGFVRYADALIATGSVEHATGLIRQQWAETNFTPDEEAAFLSHYTPYLRPLDHKARIDRLLWARQDAPVRRMLPFFDEAYDTLIEARIALDGDSPGAEAALARVASALRDDPGLMFDRARYLRRKGDDAGALEIIARAGTDLGRPQAWWPERHLLARRAMERGDFNLAYRLVSTHGMTEGSAFADAEFLSGFLALRFLDKPSEAFAHFHKLYRSVSAPISKARGAYWCGRAAEALGQTEPARDWYAKAATYPTTFYGQLAFRHVSDGAVTLPAPPPVSSADSAAFNRREVVRVARLLAEIGGSTDARLGSFIRRISLDAKTPADYVLAARLASEVGRRDLAVAAAKDAAQNEVFLVEAGYPMIDARPAAPEAALIHGIIRQESTFNPTIVSSAGARGLMQLMPATAQLVAGKLGLKHTHSRLTSDPEYNIVLGSAYLSELIDRFNGSWVMAIAGYNAGPNRVRNWLQTYGDPRTESVDVVDWIELIPISETRNYVQRVLEAVQVYRARLSGDRAEPNLDRDLRR from the coding sequence TTGCGCACATTATCCCTCCCCGTCGCCCTCGGCAAGAGCGCCCGGAGCGCTGTTTTCGCCGGTCTCCTCACCGTTGCCGCCGCGCTTCCCGGCGCCCTGCCCGCCGCCGCTCTGAGCGCGCAGGACATCGCCGTCTATCGCGAGGCGTTCAAGCTCGCCGATAACGACCGGCTGGCCGAGGCGCTGGCCGCGGCCTCCCGCGCCCAGGACCCGTTACCGGCGAAGGTTTTGCGCTGGATGGCGCTCGCCACGCCCGGCGGCGGCAGCTACGCCGAGATCACGGCCTTCATCCGCGAGAATCCGGATTGGCCCAACATGGCGGCCCTGCGCCGTCAGGCCGAGCTGGCGATGCCCGACATCCCGCCGGCCGAGGTGGTTGAGTGGTTCCGCCAGTCCCCGCCGCAGACCAATGACGGCTTCGTCCGCTACGCCGACGCGCTGATCGCCACCGGCAGCGTGGAGCACGCGACCGGCCTGATCCGCCAGCAGTGGGCCGAGACCAATTTCACCCCGGACGAGGAAGCGGCCTTCCTCTCCCACTACACCCCCTATCTGCGCCCGCTGGACCACAAGGCGCGCATCGACCGGCTGCTCTGGGCCCGGCAGGACGCGCCGGTGCGCCGGATGCTGCCCTTCTTCGACGAGGCCTATGACACGCTGATCGAGGCGCGCATCGCGCTGGACGGCGACAGCCCCGGCGCCGAAGCGGCTCTGGCCCGCGTCGCCTCTGCCCTGCGCGACGATCCCGGCCTGATGTTCGACCGCGCCCGCTATCTGCGCCGCAAGGGCGACGATGCCGGCGCGCTGGAAATCATCGCCCGCGCCGGCACCGACCTCGGCCGTCCGCAGGCCTGGTGGCCGGAGCGCCATCTGCTGGCACGCCGGGCGATGGAGCGCGGCGACTTCAACCTCGCCTACCGTCTGGTCAGCACCCACGGCATGACCGAGGGCAGCGCCTTCGCCGACGCGGAATTCCTGTCGGGCTTCCTGGCCCTGCGCTTCCTCGACAAGCCGTCGGAGGCCTTCGCCCATTTCCACAAGCTCTACCGCTCCGTCTCGGCGCCGATCAGCAAGGCGCGCGGCGCCTACTGGTGCGGCCGGGCGGCGGAAGCCCTGGGACAGACGGAGCCGGCCCGCGACTGGTACGCCAAGGCCGCGACCTACCCCACCACCTTCTACGGCCAGCTGGCCTTCCGCCATGTCTCCGACGGGGCCGTCACCCTGCCGGCGCCGCCGCCGGTGTCCAGCGCCGACAGCGCCGCCTTCAACCGGCGCGAGGTGGTGCGCGTCGCCCGCCTGCTGGCGGAGATCGGCGGCAGCACCGATGCGCGGCTGGGCAGCTTCATCCGCCGCATCAGCCTGGATGCCAAGACGCCCGCCGACTATGTTCTCGCCGCCCGGCTGGCGAGCGAGGTCGGCCGCCGCGATCTCGCCGTCGCCGCCGCCAAGGACGCCGCGCAGAACGAGGTGTTCCTGGTCGAGGCCGGCTATCCGATGATCGACGCCCGGCCGGCGGCGCCGGAAGCGGCGCTGATCCACGGCATCATCCGGCAGGAAAGCACCTTCAACCCCACCATCGTGTCGTCGGCCGGCGCGCGCGGCCTGATGCAGCTGATGCCGGCGACGGCGCAGCTGGTGGCGGGCAAGCTGGGCCTGAAGCACACCCACTCCCGGCTGACCTCGGATCCCGAGTACAACATCGTGCTCGGCTCGGCCTATCTGTCGGAGCTGATCGACCGCTTCAACGGCTCCTGGGTGATGGCGATCGCCGGCTACAACGCCGGGCCGAACCGGGTGCGCAACTGGCTGCAGACCTACGGCGACCCGCGGACCGAGTCGGTGGACGTGGTCGACTGGATCGAGCTGATCCCGATCTCCGAGACCCGCAACTATGTCCAGCGCGTCCTGGAGGCCGTCCAGGTCTACCGGGCCCGCCTGAGCGGCGACCGGGCGGAGCCGAATCTGGACAGGGATTTGCGGCGATAG
- the dapA gene encoding 4-hydroxy-tetrahydrodipicolinate synthase, with the protein MFHGSIVALLTPFKGGKVDETAFQSFVEWQVAQGTHGLVPCGTTGESPTLSHEEHNRVVELCIEAAGGKVPVMAGTGSNSTEEAIALTRHAKQAGAQAALVVTPYYNKPSQEGLYQHFKAIHDAADLPIFIYNIPGRSVVDMSVATMARLAKLPNIVGVKDATADLSRPSRLLQEVGPDFIQLSGEDATALAFNAQGGVGCISVTANVAPALCSAMQTAWAKGDLKEAFRLRDVLSPLHDSMFVETSPAPVKFAASLLGLGSDEVRLPLVPATETARAAVRGAMTKAGLLS; encoded by the coding sequence ATGTTCCACGGTTCCATTGTCGCCCTTCTGACTCCGTTCAAGGGCGGGAAAGTGGACGAGACGGCCTTCCAGTCCTTTGTGGAGTGGCAGGTCGCCCAAGGCACGCACGGTCTCGTGCCCTGCGGCACCACCGGCGAGTCGCCGACCCTGTCCCACGAGGAACACAACCGCGTCGTGGAACTGTGCATCGAGGCGGCCGGCGGCAAGGTGCCGGTGATGGCCGGCACCGGCTCCAACTCGACCGAGGAGGCGATCGCGCTGACCCGCCATGCCAAGCAGGCAGGCGCGCAGGCGGCGCTCGTGGTCACGCCCTACTACAACAAGCCGTCTCAAGAGGGTCTGTACCAGCATTTCAAGGCGATCCATGACGCGGCGGATTTGCCGATCTTCATTTACAACATTCCCGGCCGCAGTGTCGTGGATATGTCTGTGGCGACGATGGCGCGGCTTGCGAAGCTGCCCAACATCGTCGGCGTGAAGGACGCGACCGCCGATCTGTCCCGTCCGTCCCGCCTGCTGCAGGAGGTCGGCCCCGACTTCATCCAGCTGTCGGGCGAGGACGCCACGGCGCTGGCCTTCAACGCGCAGGGCGGCGTGGGCTGCATCTCCGTCACCGCCAACGTGGCTCCGGCGCTGTGCTCCGCCATGCAGACCGCCTGGGCCAAGGGCGACCTGAAGGAGGCGTTCCGCCTGCGCGACGTGCTGTCGCCGCTGCACGACTCGATGTTCGTCGAGACCAGCCCGGCCCCGGTGAAGTTCGCCGCCAGCCTGCTGGGCCTCGGCAGCGACGAGGTGCGCCTGCCGCTGGTTCCGGCGACGGAGACCGCACGTGCCGCCGTTCGTGGAGCCATGACCAAAGCCGGCCTGTTGTCCTGA
- the smpB gene encoding SsrA-binding protein SmpB codes for MATREEAKKYAAQNRRARFDFFIDDVLEAGIMLTGSEVKSLRGGRASVNEAYAGLKGGELFLFNAYIPEYLQAGRIDQHEPKRPRKLLVRRRELDKLAAGIKQKGVTLVPMSVYFNDRGFAKVEIGLATGKKKHDKRESEKERSWQRDKARLMRDKG; via the coding sequence TTGGCGACGCGCGAGGAAGCTAAAAAATACGCGGCACAGAACCGCCGCGCGCGGTTCGACTTCTTCATCGATGATGTCCTCGAGGCCGGGATCATGCTGACCGGGTCTGAGGTGAAGTCGTTGCGCGGCGGCCGCGCCAGTGTGAACGAGGCCTATGCCGGTCTGAAGGGCGGGGAGCTGTTCCTGTTCAACGCCTACATCCCCGAATATCTCCAGGCCGGCCGCATCGATCAGCACGAGCCGAAGCGGCCGCGCAAGCTGCTGGTCCGCCGCCGCGAGCTGGACAAGCTCGCGGCCGGCATCAAGCAGAAGGGCGTTACGCTCGTGCCGATGTCGGTCTATTTCAACGACCGCGGCTTCGCCAAGGTCGAGATCGGCCTCGCCACCGGCAAGAAGAAGCACGACAAGCGCGAGAGCGAGAAGGAACGCAGCTGGCAGCGCGACAAGGCGCGGCTGATGCGCGACAAGGGCTGA
- a CDS encoding methyltransferase, with protein MARLDNRATDRDQTVAAVAAEALSDIRPQGRILVAFDSDGAIAEALREGGAEVVVWNRLATANQGGGRTATPWPAEGPFDGAVLRLPRGWAGFEMALHALASRLAPGAPLWIAGGNDEGVTSAPKHLDGLAGDAETLIIKRRARLLLTRRTDAPAKGELEDWRQTVTLTLPDRTLELVSYPGLFAHGHLDAGTECLLKVLPEIAAGTRVLDFGCGAGVIARAVRERQPDAPLTLLDIDAVALHAARQNVPDAELVLSDGLTGLGTRERFGLILSNPPLHRGKDEDFGMLDALVAGTKQYLKLRGTLVAVTQRTAGVGKLFKAAFGHSDMLLETTQFQVWAGTPK; from the coding sequence GTGGCACGTCTAGACAACCGGGCCACGGACCGCGACCAGACCGTCGCCGCCGTGGCCGCCGAAGCCCTGTCCGACATCCGGCCGCAGGGCCGGATCCTCGTCGCCTTCGACAGCGACGGCGCCATTGCCGAGGCTCTGCGTGAAGGCGGGGCGGAGGTGGTGGTGTGGAACCGGCTCGCCACCGCAAACCAGGGCGGCGGACGGACGGCCACGCCCTGGCCGGCCGAGGGACCGTTCGACGGCGCCGTGCTGCGCCTGCCGCGCGGCTGGGCCGGATTCGAGATGGCGCTGCATGCTCTGGCCTCGCGCCTCGCCCCCGGTGCGCCGCTGTGGATCGCCGGCGGCAACGACGAAGGCGTGACCAGCGCGCCCAAGCATCTCGACGGGCTGGCCGGGGACGCGGAAACGCTGATCATCAAGCGCCGCGCCCGGCTGCTGCTGACCCGCCGCACCGACGCGCCGGCCAAGGGCGAGTTGGAGGATTGGCGGCAGACCGTCACCCTGACCCTGCCGGACCGGACGCTGGAACTGGTGTCCTATCCCGGCCTGTTCGCCCACGGCCATCTTGACGCCGGCACCGAATGCCTGCTGAAGGTGCTGCCGGAGATCGCCGCCGGCACCCGCGTGCTGGATTTCGGCTGCGGCGCCGGGGTGATCGCGCGGGCCGTGCGCGAACGTCAGCCGGATGCCCCTCTGACCCTGCTGGACATCGATGCGGTGGCGCTGCATGCCGCCCGCCAGAATGTGCCGGACGCCGAACTGGTGCTGAGCGACGGGCTGACGGGGTTGGGCACCCGCGAACGTTTCGGCCTGATCCTGTCCAACCCGCCGCTCCACCGCGGCAAGGACGAGGATTTCGGCATGCTGGACGCGCTGGTGGCGGGGACCAAGCAGTATCTGAAGCTGCGCGGCACGCTTGTGGCGGTGACCCAGCGGACGGCCGGCGTG